A genomic stretch from Myripristis murdjan chromosome 12, fMyrMur1.1, whole genome shotgun sequence includes:
- the kmt5aa gene encoding N-lysine methyltransferase KMT5A-A, which translates to MKRPKQAVDRRHRLMFSPLGAREQTSFRNHKNKSDMNGEVVCNSHSLTVLSCNKSKSPVHDEMTIKLTQEGRCSPRCSLQNDAQRQDDGRRTNTISTKAQDSELPERESSYSQCSPCWSDEQPSPPQHHYAQTCLRSPAERSLALSNSLSHTPLLPNNSATHLSHQRRDIRHKVKGKKPTLRIAKSKTSTNRKVTDYYPIRRSLRKSKTELKCEQKKLIDNLIANGIEEGMEVQHIEGKGRAVFATRCFQKGEYVVEYHGDLLQITDAKKREAEYAQNPATGCYMYYFQYLCKTYCVDATKETGRMGRLINHSKTGNCQTKLHDINGVPHLILVASRDIDEGEELLYDYGDRSKASIAAHPWLKY; encoded by the exons CACAAAAACAAGTCGGACATGAACGGG GAAGTTGTATGCAACAGCCATTCCCTCACAGTATTAAGCTGCAACAAGTCCAAATCACCTGTTCATGATGAGATGACGATCAAACTGACCCAGGAGGGAAGGTGCTCTCCGAGATGCTCCCTGCAAAATGACGCTCAGAGGCAAGATGATG GCAGGAGAACAAACACCATCAGCACAAAAGCCCAAGACTCTGAGTtaccagagagggagagtagcTACAGCCAGTGTTCGCCCTGTTGGTCCGACGAGCAGCCGTCACCGCCACAGCATCACTATGCCCAGACCTGCCTTCGCTCCCCTGCCGAACGCTCCCTCGCCCTCAGTAACAGCTTATCTCACACTCCCCTCCTTCCCAACAACAGTGCCACTCACCTCAGCCACCAGAGGAGAGACATCCGGCACAAGGTCAAAGGGAAGAAGCCTACACTAAGAAT TGCAAAAAGTAAAACTTCCACAAATCGAAAAGTTACCGACTACTATCCCATAAGACGAAGCCtaagaaaaagtaaaacagagcTTAAG TGTGAACAAAAGAAGCTCATTGATAATCTCATCGCAAATGGGATAGAGGAAGGAATGGAG gtgcagcaTATAGAAGGAAAGGGGAGAGCAGTGTTTGCCACTAGGTGTTTCCAGAAAGGCGAGTACGTGGTGGAATACCACGGGGATCTTCTACAGATCACCGATGCCAAAAAGAGGGAGGCCGAGTACGCTCAAAACCCTGCCACTGGCTGCTACATGTACTACTTTCAGTACCTCTGCAAAACATACTG tGTGGATGCCACAAAAGAGACTGGTCGAATGGGCAGGCTGATCAATCACAGCAAAACCGGCAACTGCCAAACCAAACTGCATGACATCAACGGCGTCCCTCACCTCATCCTGGTGGCGTCTCGAGACATCGACGAGGGCGAGGAGCTGCTCTACGACTACGGAGACCGCAGCAAGGCTTCCATCGCAGCTCACCCGTGGCTCAAGTACTGA